In one window of Posidoniimonas corsicana DNA:
- a CDS encoding rhamnogalacturonan lyase family protein: MSRRTLRSFAPGKPACLGFEPLEPRQLLAVTNLVAEADTYTQSGVGAGDAAVLDTLDANGPGDRVTYVRFDVSGIDFDAYESVSLNLFKTAGARNDTIITGRFDVYGLLDMAGNTPQDWDEATLAEGGVGLEYTAVGGDGLDVSRLFNLDEESGADVTEVVENVDGAAQSISGPDLIAFLESRQADDGLATFVTYVDAGNYRGWGYGSRENADPAMRPVLTLDDGQPPGHDDAYPEDPVVFPRQVEYLNRGVVAVRPSGSTVYVGWRLLGTDPADVAFRIYRSTDGGAPVPLQRGAITQTTDFVDDTADLTRDNTYYVAPVIDGVEQPLSEGYTLGAFATIEQHLTIPLVIPPGGQTPSGEDYTYSANDATVGDLDGDGQYEVILKWDPSNSKDNSQSGYTGNVYVDAYTLEGELLWRIDLGHNVRAGAHYTQMVVYDLDGDGRSEVVLKTAPGTVDGQGNDVLLNRDSPAADYRNSSGYVLTGPEYLTVFDGLSGAELQSIPFPLERISASTWGDSYGNRVDRFLSGVAYLDGERPSIVWARGYYGPQSGFQARNEVVALDWRGGELTQRWRFNAATNGANPEYIAQGSNALVIADVDGDGYDEIIHGGSALDHDGTGLYSTGLGHGDAIHVSDLDPSNPGLEVFMVHESPSAYESEGRDAGGELRDAQTGELLFQIPSNNDVGRGVAADIDPNHVGYEFWATTNEGTRRIYNVSGEALYDTPGNMMYNFAVWWDADLSRELLDGTTISEWNNPGRSNLVSFGNSGINSTAGLSSSNGSKSTPSLVADLFGDWREEVIWRRSDSTALEIWTTTIAATSRLPTLMHDTHYRSSVAGQNVAYNQPSHPGYWIGEGMDPAPLPPLYFGGGLEGDYNADGLVNAADYSVWRDTLGSTDSLAADGSRNGVVDQADYDLWRSNYGATAAAPVAFAETPSAVTALAAAASAAAAAEAAPVAQSIQSPTPLQAAFAIAIEEIDEAEGADTPAISTPAPAASPLGDLLLYDADPDARPAKRLSVESAADADSEPEEPADELFALLDADESAWLEW, from the coding sequence ATGTCACGACGCACCCTTCGTAGTTTCGCGCCCGGGAAGCCTGCTTGCCTCGGTTTCGAACCGCTGGAGCCTCGCCAGCTGCTTGCTGTCACGAACCTCGTGGCCGAGGCGGACACGTACACTCAGTCAGGGGTCGGCGCCGGCGACGCGGCCGTGCTGGACACGCTCGACGCCAACGGCCCCGGCGACCGGGTCACGTACGTGCGGTTTGACGTCTCGGGGATCGACTTCGACGCCTACGAGTCGGTGTCGCTCAACCTGTTCAAGACCGCCGGCGCCCGCAACGACACCATCATCACCGGCCGGTTCGACGTGTACGGGCTGCTCGACATGGCCGGCAACACGCCGCAAGACTGGGACGAGGCCACCCTAGCCGAGGGCGGTGTCGGGCTCGAGTACACGGCCGTCGGCGGCGACGGGCTGGACGTGTCACGGTTGTTCAATCTGGACGAAGAGAGCGGCGCCGATGTCACCGAGGTCGTGGAGAACGTGGACGGCGCGGCCCAGTCGATCTCCGGCCCGGACCTGATCGCGTTCCTCGAGAGCCGCCAGGCCGACGACGGGCTGGCGACCTTCGTCACGTACGTCGACGCCGGCAACTACCGCGGCTGGGGCTACGGCTCGCGCGAGAACGCCGACCCGGCCATGCGGCCCGTGCTGACCCTCGACGACGGCCAACCACCCGGCCACGACGACGCCTACCCAGAAGACCCGGTCGTGTTCCCGCGGCAGGTGGAGTACCTCAACCGCGGCGTGGTGGCGGTGCGTCCCTCCGGGTCCACCGTGTATGTGGGCTGGCGGCTGTTGGGGACCGACCCGGCGGACGTGGCGTTCAGGATCTACCGGTCCACCGACGGCGGCGCCCCTGTGCCGCTGCAGCGGGGCGCGATCACCCAGACCACGGACTTCGTCGACGACACGGCCGACCTGACAAGGGACAACACCTACTACGTCGCCCCGGTGATCGACGGCGTCGAGCAGCCTCTCAGCGAGGGTTACACGCTCGGCGCCTTCGCCACGATCGAGCAGCACCTGACGATTCCGCTGGTGATACCGCCGGGCGGCCAGACGCCCTCAGGCGAGGACTACACCTACTCCGCGAACGACGCCACCGTCGGCGACCTCGACGGCGACGGGCAGTACGAGGTGATCCTCAAGTGGGACCCGTCCAACTCGAAGGACAACTCGCAGTCGGGCTACACCGGCAACGTGTACGTCGACGCGTACACGCTGGAGGGCGAGCTGCTGTGGCGGATCGACCTTGGCCACAACGTCCGCGCCGGCGCGCACTACACGCAGATGGTGGTCTACGACCTCGACGGCGACGGCCGATCGGAGGTGGTCCTCAAGACCGCGCCCGGAACGGTCGACGGGCAGGGGAACGACGTCCTCCTCAACCGCGACAGCCCCGCGGCGGACTACCGGAACTCCAGCGGCTACGTGCTCACCGGCCCCGAGTACCTGACCGTGTTCGACGGGCTGTCCGGGGCCGAGCTCCAGAGCATCCCGTTCCCGCTCGAGCGGATCAGCGCGTCGACCTGGGGCGACTCGTACGGCAACCGCGTCGACCGCTTCCTGTCCGGCGTGGCCTACCTGGACGGAGAGCGGCCCAGCATCGTCTGGGCCCGCGGCTACTACGGGCCGCAAAGCGGGTTCCAGGCGCGCAACGAGGTGGTCGCGCTCGACTGGCGGGGCGGCGAGCTGACCCAGCGGTGGCGGTTCAACGCGGCGACCAACGGCGCCAACCCGGAGTACATCGCCCAGGGCTCCAACGCGCTGGTGATCGCCGACGTCGACGGCGACGGCTACGACGAGATCATCCACGGCGGCTCGGCCCTCGACCACGACGGCACGGGCCTGTACTCCACCGGCCTGGGCCACGGCGACGCGATTCATGTGTCCGACCTCGACCCCTCCAACCCCGGCCTGGAGGTGTTCATGGTGCACGAGTCGCCTAGCGCCTACGAGAGCGAGGGCCGTGATGCGGGCGGCGAGCTGCGCGACGCGCAGACCGGCGAGCTCCTGTTCCAGATCCCCTCGAACAACGACGTCGGCCGCGGCGTCGCGGCCGACATCGACCCCAACCACGTGGGGTACGAGTTCTGGGCCACCACCAACGAGGGGACCCGGAGGATCTACAACGTGTCCGGCGAGGCGTTGTACGACACCCCGGGCAACATGATGTACAACTTCGCCGTCTGGTGGGACGCCGACCTGTCCCGCGAGCTGCTCGACGGCACCACCATCTCCGAGTGGAACAACCCGGGCAGGTCGAACCTCGTTTCGTTCGGCAACTCGGGGATCAACAGCACGGCGGGGCTGTCGTCGAGCAACGGGTCGAAGAGCACGCCAAGCCTGGTCGCCGACCTGTTCGGCGACTGGCGTGAGGAGGTGATCTGGCGGCGCAGCGACAGCACGGCCCTGGAGATCTGGACCACCACCATCGCCGCCACGTCACGGCTGCCGACCCTGATGCACGACACGCACTACCGCTCGTCGGTGGCGGGTCAGAACGTAGCCTACAACCAGCCCTCGCACCCCGGCTACTGGATCGGCGAGGGGATGGACCCGGCGCCGCTGCCGCCGCTCTACTTCGGCGGCGGACTTGAGGGCGACTACAACGCCGACGGGCTGGTCAATGCGGCCGACTACTCCGTGTGGCGCGACACGCTCGGCAGCACCGACAGCCTGGCGGCGGACGGCAGCCGCAACGGCGTCGTGGACCAGGCCGACTACGACCTCTGGCGGAGCAACTACGGCGCGACCGCGGCCGCGCCTGTCGCGTTCGCCGAAACGCCCAGCGCTGTTACGGCGCTTGCGGCAGCGGCCTCGGCTGCCGCCGCCGCTGAGGCGGCGCCTGTGGCCCAGAGCATCCAGTCGCCGACTCCGCTGCAGGCGGCGTTCGCGATCGCCATCGAGGAGATCGACGAGGCCGAAGGGGCCGACACGCCCGCAATCTCCACGCCGGCGCCCGCCGCCAGCCCACTCGGCGACCTGCTGCTGTACGACGCGGACCCAGACGCCCGGCCCGCCAAGCGGCTGTCGGTTGAGTCCGCGGCCGACGCGGATAGCGAACCCGAAGAGCCGGCCGACGAGCTGTTCGCCCTGCTGGACGCCGACGAGTCGGCTTGGCTAGAGTGGTAG
- a CDS encoding DUF1559 domain-containing protein, whose protein sequence is MSPAQTARVSARVRAGQTGFTLVELLVVIAIIGVLIALLLPAVQSAREAARRMDCANRLRQLGIAAHNYHDSFKELPTHGVLPTSLSSQAQLTRFMEEAAIYDLVDQEQHWSNSRNARAYWTPIPQLRCPSTPSTQWTDTGRAPQIAGQPAAGDSMETALSPHYVGIMGAKPGPRKDGSIISGCPPSGGGRSAKFEGFATTYYQDNCSMGTANSGGVAINGAIFPLSNVKFSKITDGTSKTMMYGEMSWDVGAMQPWIVGSITGAGITDPKSTAARGWVHGAKNVMHPPGFAALHDPADVQPSATTRTNNPLTDASLGSNHPGGFHVLMCDASIQYVTNDVDLVAVLRPMASRQSEDIYESPF, encoded by the coding sequence ATGTCCCCTGCCCAAACCGCCCGCGTTTCGGCCCGCGTCCGTGCTGGTCAGACCGGTTTCACCCTGGTGGAACTGCTGGTGGTGATCGCCATCATCGGCGTGCTGATCGCGCTGCTGCTTCCGGCAGTCCAGTCGGCCCGCGAGGCGGCCCGCCGGATGGACTGCGCCAACCGGTTGCGGCAACTCGGCATCGCGGCGCACAACTACCACGACAGCTTCAAGGAACTGCCCACGCACGGCGTGCTGCCGACCTCGCTGAGCAGCCAGGCCCAGCTGACGCGGTTCATGGAAGAGGCCGCGATCTACGACCTGGTCGATCAGGAGCAGCACTGGTCCAACAGCCGCAACGCCCGCGCATACTGGACGCCGATCCCGCAGCTCCGCTGCCCGAGCACCCCGTCCACCCAGTGGACCGACACCGGCCGCGCCCCGCAGATCGCCGGGCAGCCGGCCGCCGGCGACTCGATGGAGACCGCGCTCAGCCCGCACTACGTAGGGATCATGGGCGCCAAGCCCGGCCCGCGGAAGGACGGCTCCATCATCTCCGGTTGCCCCCCTTCGGGCGGCGGACGCAGCGCGAAGTTTGAGGGCTTCGCGACCACCTACTACCAAGACAACTGCAGCATGGGCACGGCGAACTCGGGCGGCGTGGCGATCAACGGCGCTATCTTCCCGCTGTCGAACGTCAAGTTCTCGAAGATCACCGACGGCACGTCGAAGACCATGATGTACGGTGAGATGTCGTGGGACGTCGGCGCCATGCAGCCGTGGATCGTGGGCAGCATCACCGGCGCCGGGATCACCGACCCCAAGAGCACCGCCGCCCGCGGCTGGGTGCACGGCGCCAAGAACGTGATGCACCCGCCGGGCTTCGCGGCGCTGCACGACCCGGCCGACGTGCAGCCGTCCGCCACGACCCGCACCAACAACCCGCTGACCGACGCCAGCCTGGGCAGCAACCACCCGGGCGGGTTCCACGTGCTGATGTGCGACGCTTCGATCCAGTACGTCACGAACGATGTCGACCTGGTGGCGGTGCTCCGGCCGATGGCGAGCCGGCAGTCGGAAGACATCTACGAGTCGCCGTTCTAG
- a CDS encoding rhamnogalacturonan acetylesterase, with translation MPPHVPRPAAYRLVLLAVAATAASGVTAAEGEQAGPRTLFLIGDSTVKNGSGRGDGGLWGWGQVLQPHFDREQVIVENRALGGRSSRTYLTEGLWERTLEKIKPGDVVLMQFGHNDGGQMFASNRPRASIRGNGDETQDGVVEQTGKAETVHSYGWYLRKYIADAQAKGATPVVLSPVPRDRWKDGKLVRADGDYGRWAREAAEQAGAAFVDLNALVADRYDELGQEAVHAELFTPTDHTHTNRRGAEVNAECVAAGVRSLSDSPLRAALLPPPGQEYRFDFGAEQATDGFVAITNAQPYAADPGFGFEPGADVTLSGADGGQAASEEPFAFSVRLPEGNHLVRVTLGAAEGGSATRVEAELRRRLIDDVVTQGGDTATREFLVNTRTPALPHGRWVRLKEREKTSEVAAWDHKLTLRFAGERPSVKRLEVLPAADAPTLFLLGDSTVADQYKEPWASWGQKLPRLFDSTLAVANHAESGETLGGAWGAGRCDKVLHLLRPGDFVMAQFGHNDMKSKRPDALERYRRDLVKLVQAVRERGGQPILVTSMERKAGLDKDTLGEYPQTVRDVAAEMNAPLIDLHATSKQLYQDLDDRLDSAFQDGTHHTNFGAELLAALVADGVRQSAPDLAAHLSDAPPVRP, from the coding sequence ATGCCCCCTCACGTCCCGCGGCCTGCTGCTTACCGACTCGTTCTCTTGGCTGTGGCGGCAACGGCGGCCTCCGGCGTTACGGCGGCCGAGGGCGAGCAAGCGGGCCCACGCACGCTGTTCCTGATCGGCGACTCGACCGTGAAGAACGGCAGCGGCCGGGGCGACGGCGGCCTGTGGGGTTGGGGCCAGGTGCTGCAGCCACACTTCGACCGCGAGCAGGTGATCGTCGAGAACCGCGCGCTCGGCGGCCGCAGCAGCCGGACCTACCTGACCGAGGGGCTGTGGGAACGCACGCTGGAAAAGATCAAGCCGGGCGATGTGGTGCTGATGCAGTTCGGCCACAACGACGGCGGGCAGATGTTCGCCAGCAACCGCCCGCGGGCGTCGATCCGTGGCAACGGCGATGAGACGCAAGACGGCGTCGTCGAGCAGACCGGCAAGGCCGAGACCGTCCACAGCTACGGCTGGTACCTCCGCAAGTATATCGCCGACGCCCAGGCGAAAGGGGCGACCCCCGTGGTGCTCTCGCCCGTGCCGCGGGACCGATGGAAGGACGGCAAGCTTGTGCGCGCCGACGGCGACTACGGCCGCTGGGCCCGCGAGGCGGCCGAACAGGCGGGCGCCGCGTTCGTCGACCTCAACGCTCTCGTCGCCGACCGCTACGACGAGCTGGGACAGGAGGCGGTCCACGCGGAGCTGTTCACGCCCACCGACCACACCCACACGAACCGGCGCGGCGCCGAGGTCAACGCCGAGTGCGTCGCGGCCGGCGTCCGCAGCTTAAGCGACTCGCCGCTCCGCGCTGCCCTGCTTCCGCCACCCGGCCAGGAATACCGATTCGACTTTGGGGCCGAACAGGCAACCGACGGCTTCGTGGCGATCACCAATGCCCAGCCCTACGCGGCGGACCCGGGCTTCGGGTTCGAGCCGGGCGCCGACGTCACGCTCAGCGGCGCGGACGGTGGGCAGGCTGCCTCGGAAGAACCCTTCGCGTTCTCCGTCCGGCTGCCGGAGGGGAATCACCTGGTGCGGGTCACGCTGGGCGCCGCCGAAGGGGGCTCCGCCACGCGGGTCGAGGCGGAGCTGCGCCGCCGCCTGATCGACGACGTTGTCACTCAGGGCGGCGACACCGCCACCCGGGAGTTCCTCGTCAACACCCGCACCCCCGCCCTGCCCCACGGCCGCTGGGTCCGGTTGAAGGAGCGGGAGAAGACCTCCGAAGTGGCCGCCTGGGACCACAAGCTGACGCTGCGGTTCGCTGGCGAGCGTCCCAGCGTCAAGCGGCTCGAGGTCTTGCCGGCGGCGGACGCGCCGACGCTGTTCCTGCTGGGCGATTCGACCGTGGCCGACCAGTACAAAGAGCCCTGGGCGAGCTGGGGGCAGAAGCTGCCGCGGCTGTTCGACTCGACGCTGGCGGTGGCTAACCACGCCGAGTCGGGCGAGACGCTGGGCGGCGCCTGGGGCGCGGGGCGGTGCGACAAGGTGCTGCACCTTCTGCGGCCGGGCGACTTCGTCATGGCGCAGTTCGGCCACAACGACATGAAGAGCAAGCGGCCCGACGCGTTGGAGCGGTACCGACGCGACTTGGTGAAGCTGGTCCAGGCCGTCCGCGAGCGCGGTGGGCAGCCGATCCTGGTGACCTCCATGGAACGCAAGGCGGGACTCGACAAGGACACGCTGGGCGAGTACCCGCAGACGGTCCGTGACGTCGCCGCCGAGATGAACGCCCCGCTGATCGACCTGCACGCGACTAGCAAGCAGCTCTACCAAGACCTAGACGACCGGCTCGACTCGGCCTTCCAGGACGGCACGCACCACACCAACTTCGGCGCCGAGCTGCTCGCCGCCCTGGTGGCCGATGGGGTTCGCCAGTCGGCGCCCGATCTGGCCGCCCACCTGTCGGACGCTCCGCCGGTGCGGCCGTAG
- a CDS encoding glycoside hydrolase family 2 TIM barrel-domain containing protein, translating into MRLPLLALAAITTAVPAAAATRVLTDLNDGWRFQQSDLEGGQAADLDDSAWSSVRLPHDWSIRGDFQKDAPSGSSGGFLPTGVAWYRKHFTTPEAGGGRRVFVEFDGVMSNSDVWINGAHLGSRPSGYVGLRYELTPHLKAGGENVLAVRADTSAQPASRWYTGSGIYRKARLVVVDPVRFSQDGVFLSTPEVAAESAVLACQAEVMNESDADLEVTLRTTVHSPDGAEVATREAVGQVLAGAVGVVEQDLSITKPELWHVSHGALYTVTNQLLVDGQPRDEVATRIGIRRAEFRPDTGFWLNGQNLKLKGVCLHHCAGAVGAAVPKSLWRERLMALQRLGVNAVRTSHNPVDPVFLDLCDELGLLVMDEFFDVWHRGKRRHDYHLYFDEWWRRDLRETVRRDRNHPSVIMYSVGNEIRDTHDAEHAKRVLAGLVEVCHQTDPTRPVTQGLFRPNVTHDYDNGLADLLDVIGTNYRTTELLDAWRDDPTRKVVNTEQGHDRSRWLTCRDNAQVAGQFLWVGIDYLGESARWPITTFDTGLLDRTGHPHARGYERQSWWSETPMVRAFRRVAPTALTPEDPGYEESEWKRPQVLFDDWTPQDADPGEQLVEVYSNCEEVELLLNGESLGAQPLSRSGRARQWRVDYQPGKLVAVARDSGAEVARHELQTAGPPARLELISSVGQLSDSVDQVAVVEARVVDASGVLVPGAEQLVTFTVDGPGAVRAVDNGSPTSHEPFRGDQRTTYRGRCIAIVGADAAEGELTVTAAAEGLEPGEATIRVAE; encoded by the coding sequence GTGCGACTTCCCTTACTTGCGCTGGCCGCGATCACCACCGCCGTGCCCGCCGCCGCCGCCACGCGGGTCCTCACCGACCTGAACGATGGCTGGCGTTTCCAGCAGTCCGATCTGGAGGGCGGTCAGGCGGCCGACCTCGACGACTCGGCCTGGTCATCCGTGCGGCTGCCGCACGACTGGAGCATCCGGGGCGACTTTCAGAAGGACGCGCCGTCGGGTTCGTCCGGCGGCTTCCTGCCGACCGGCGTGGCCTGGTACCGCAAGCACTTCACAACCCCTGAGGCCGGCGGCGGGAGGAGGGTGTTTGTCGAGTTCGACGGCGTCATGTCCAACAGTGATGTCTGGATCAACGGCGCCCACCTGGGCAGCCGGCCGTCCGGCTACGTCGGCCTCCGCTACGAGCTGACGCCGCACCTCAAGGCCGGCGGCGAGAACGTGCTCGCCGTCCGGGCGGACACGTCCGCGCAGCCGGCGTCGCGGTGGTACACCGGCAGCGGCATCTACCGCAAGGCCCGGTTGGTGGTCGTGGACCCGGTCCGGTTCTCGCAAGACGGCGTATTTCTTTCCACGCCGGAGGTCGCCGCCGAGTCGGCCGTGCTTGCGTGCCAGGCCGAGGTGATGAACGAGTCGGACGCCGACCTGGAGGTGACGCTCCGGACGACCGTCCACAGCCCAGACGGCGCCGAGGTGGCGACCCGCGAGGCGGTCGGGCAGGTCCTCGCCGGCGCCGTGGGCGTCGTCGAGCAAGACCTCTCGATCACCAAGCCGGAGCTGTGGCACGTTAGCCACGGCGCGCTCTACACGGTGACCAACCAGCTGCTTGTCGACGGACAACCCCGCGACGAGGTCGCGACCCGCATCGGTATCCGCAGGGCCGAGTTCCGGCCCGACACCGGGTTCTGGCTGAACGGCCAGAACCTGAAGCTCAAGGGCGTGTGCCTGCACCACTGCGCCGGAGCGGTCGGCGCGGCGGTCCCCAAGAGCCTGTGGCGGGAGCGGCTGATGGCGCTGCAGCGGCTGGGCGTCAACGCGGTGCGGACATCCCACAACCCGGTGGACCCCGTGTTCCTCGACCTGTGCGATGAGCTGGGCCTGCTGGTAATGGACGAGTTCTTCGACGTCTGGCACAGGGGCAAACGCCGGCACGATTACCACCTGTACTTCGACGAGTGGTGGCGGCGCGACCTGCGTGAAACGGTGCGGCGAGACCGCAACCACCCCTCGGTCATCATGTACAGCGTCGGCAACGAGATCCGCGACACGCACGACGCCGAGCACGCCAAGCGGGTGCTCGCCGGCCTGGTGGAGGTCTGCCACCAGACGGACCCGACCCGGCCCGTCACGCAGGGGCTGTTCCGCCCGAACGTAACCCACGACTACGACAACGGCCTGGCGGACCTGCTGGACGTGATCGGCACCAACTACCGCACCACCGAGCTGCTGGACGCCTGGCGGGACGACCCCACACGCAAAGTCGTCAACACCGAGCAGGGCCACGACCGCAGCCGCTGGCTCACGTGCCGCGACAACGCCCAGGTCGCCGGGCAGTTCCTGTGGGTGGGCATCGATTATCTGGGCGAGTCCGCCCGCTGGCCGATCACCACCTTCGACACCGGCCTGCTGGACCGCACGGGCCACCCGCACGCGCGGGGCTACGAGCGCCAGAGCTGGTGGTCCGAGACCCCCATGGTCCGCGCGTTCCGCCGCGTCGCGCCCACCGCGCTCACGCCGGAGGACCCCGGCTACGAGGAGAGCGAGTGGAAGCGGCCCCAGGTGCTGTTCGACGACTGGACCCCGCAGGACGCCGACCCGGGCGAGCAGCTGGTCGAGGTCTACAGCAACTGTGAGGAAGTTGAGCTGCTGCTCAACGGCGAGTCGCTTGGCGCCCAGCCGCTCTCCCGCAGCGGCCGGGCCCGCCAGTGGCGCGTCGACTACCAGCCCGGCAAGCTGGTGGCGGTCGCCCGCGACAGCGGCGCCGAAGTCGCCCGTCACGAGTTGCAGACCGCCGGCCCCCCTGCGCGGCTCGAGCTGATCAGCAGCGTCGGGCAGCTGAGCGACTCGGTCGACCAGGTCGCCGTCGTCGAGGCCCGCGTGGTGGACGCCAGCGGCGTGCTCGTGCCTGGCGCCGAGCAGCTGGTGACTTTCACCGTGGACGGGCCGGGCGCGGTGCGGGCGGTCGACAACGGCTCGCCAACCAGCCACGAGCCATTCCGCGGAGACCAGCGGACCACGTACCGCGGCCGCTGCATTGCGATCGTGGGGGCCGACGCGGCCGAGGGCGAGCTGACGGTGACCGCGGCGGCCGAGGGCCTCGAGCCCGGTGAGGCGACGATCCGCGTCGCTGAGTAG
- a CDS encoding glycoside hydrolase family 28 protein yields MKQLQRPLLQRPLAAALAVVFASAATAWADTSIVDHGAVGDGEQINTAAIQKAIDALSKQGGGRLVVPEGVFKSGALFLKQGVELHLEQGAVLQGSGDIDDFPTRMTRIEGKVQPWRPALINAEGLKRVAVTGAGVLDGAGRPYWAAFWKRRAENRKCTNLEVERPRLMYIDDCDGVTVSGIRLKDSGFWNLHVYRCRNVLLQGLVITAPHGDPPKISGDDQPWDEVSIDRAPSSDGIDVDSCQGVTIRCCIISVGDDCIALKGTKGPLALEDESSPPVENVVVEDCDFQSGHGVLTCGSEATLVRNVVVRNCRVGPAIPVVRLKLRPDTPQLYENLTFEDLKLDGAQSLFDVKPWTQFFDLQGHEPPTSTVRNVVLRRVSGSLATLGDLRGNDGDTLQNITLQQVEVTARQDRLRTGQIDNLLLLDVSVNGRAFQPED; encoded by the coding sequence ATGAAACAGCTTCAAAGACCATTGCTTCAAAGACCACTGGCTGCAGCGCTGGCGGTTGTCTTTGCCTCCGCCGCCACCGCCTGGGCGGATACGTCGATCGTCGATCACGGCGCCGTGGGCGACGGCGAGCAGATCAACACAGCCGCTATCCAGAAGGCGATCGACGCGCTCAGCAAACAAGGCGGCGGCCGCCTCGTGGTTCCCGAGGGCGTGTTCAAGTCCGGCGCGCTGTTCCTCAAGCAGGGCGTCGAGCTGCACCTCGAACAGGGCGCCGTGCTGCAGGGCTCGGGCGACATCGACGACTTCCCCACCCGGATGACGCGCATCGAGGGCAAGGTCCAGCCCTGGCGCCCCGCGTTGATTAACGCTGAGGGCCTCAAACGTGTTGCGGTCACCGGAGCCGGCGTGCTGGACGGCGCCGGCCGGCCCTACTGGGCCGCGTTCTGGAAACGCCGCGCCGAGAACCGCAAGTGCACCAACCTGGAGGTGGAACGCCCCCGCCTGATGTACATCGACGACTGCGACGGCGTGACCGTCAGCGGCATTCGGCTGAAGGACTCAGGGTTCTGGAACCTGCACGTCTACCGCTGCCGCAACGTGCTGCTGCAGGGGCTGGTGATCACGGCCCCCCACGGCGACCCGCCCAAGATCTCCGGCGATGACCAGCCCTGGGACGAGGTTTCGATCGACCGCGCCCCCAGCTCCGACGGGATCGACGTCGACAGCTGCCAGGGCGTGACCATCCGGTGCTGCATCATCTCCGTCGGCGACGACTGCATCGCCCTCAAGGGGACCAAGGGGCCGCTGGCGCTCGAGGACGAGTCGAGCCCGCCGGTCGAGAACGTGGTGGTCGAGGACTGCGACTTCCAGAGTGGCCACGGCGTGCTGACCTGCGGTAGCGAGGCGACCCTGGTGCGCAACGTGGTGGTGCGCAACTGCCGCGTGGGGCCGGCGATCCCGGTGGTGCGGCTCAAGCTCCGGCCGGACACGCCCCAGCTCTACGAGAACCTAACGTTCGAGGACCTGAAGCTCGACGGCGCGCAGTCGCTGTTCGACGTGAAGCCGTGGACGCAGTTCTTCGACCTGCAGGGGCACGAGCCACCGACCTCGACGGTCCGGAATGTTGTCCTCCGGCGGGTCAGCGGCTCGCTCGCCACGCTGGGCGATCTGCGCGGCAACGACGGCGACACCCTGCAGAACATCACGCTCCAGCAGGTCGAAGTGACCGCCCGCCAGGATCGTCTCCGCACGGGCCAGATCGACAACCTGCTGCTGCTTGACGTGTCGGTCAACGGGCGCGCCTTCCAGCCGGAAGACTGA